The window TTTTATGAAATTGCTCGAATGTGGTAAAATAATTATGCTTAAACTTTATAAATAGGAGAATATTAATTATGAAAGAATGTAATAATTTTAAAGAAATGAAAGATTTTATGAAGCATAATTTTCGGCATTTCAATTCTGCTGTATTGGTAGATGCATCTGAAGCATATATAAAGCATCTTGAAAATGGCGGTAAAATGATGATTACCCTGGCAGGAGCTATGAGTACTGCAGAGTTAGGCATTACATTGGCAGAGATGATTAGGCGTGGCAAGGTTGACGCTATTACTTGTACAGGGGCTAACCTTGAAGAAGACCTATTTAATCTTGTGGCTCACGATTATTATGTAAGAGTGCCTAATTACAGAGATTTTTCTCCTGCAGATGAAGCTGCACTTCTTGCTAAAAATTTAAATAGAGTTACTGATACCTGTATTCCTGAAGACGAAGCTATGAGACGTCTTGAAAAAGGGTTACTAAATTTTTGGCAGAAAGCAGAAGAAGAAAATAAAAGATATTTTCCGTACGAGTTTATGTATCAACTTATTAGTAGTGGTAATCTTAAAGAATATTATCAGATAGATGTTAAAAATTCTTGGGTTATTGCTGCTTGTGAAAAGAATATACCTATATTTGTTCCGGGATGGGAAGATTCAACTATGGGGAATATGTTTGTTTCTCAGGTAAGAAAAGGGAACCTGAAAAATATATCGACTGTAAAATCAGGGTTAGAAACAATGAACTTCTTGATAGATTGGTACTTAGATAACTCCAAAGAAGATAGTATAGGTTTTTTTCAGATTGGTGGCGGAATTTCAGGAGATTTTCCTATATGTGTAGTTCCCCTTATAAGACAAGACCTTGAAGATGAAACCTGTAGGTTGTGGGGGTATTTTTGCCAGATATCAGATAGTACCACTTCTTTTGGTTCTTATAGCGGGGCTGTTCCTAATGAAAAAATTACCTGGGAAAAACTTGGCGTAGATACCCCAAAATTTATAATTGAAAGCGATGCAACAATAGTTGCACCT of the bacterium genome contains:
- a CDS encoding deoxyhypusine synthase family protein, which gives rise to MKECNNFKEMKDFMKHNFRHFNSAVLVDASEAYIKHLENGGKMMITLAGAMSTAELGITLAEMIRRGKVDAITCTGANLEEDLFNLVAHDYYVRVPNYRDFSPADEAALLAKNLNRVTDTCIPEDEAMRRLEKGLLNFWQKAEEENKRYFPYEFMYQLISSGNLKEYYQIDVKNSWVIAACEKNIPIFVPGWEDSTMGNMFVSQVRKGNLKNISTVKSGLETMNFLIDWYLDNSKEDSIGFFQIGGGISGDFPICVVPLIRQDLEDETCRLWGYFCQISDSTTSFGSYSGAVPNEKITWEKLGVDTPKFIIESDATIVAPLIFAYILAD